The Papaver somniferum cultivar HN1 chromosome 3, ASM357369v1, whole genome shotgun sequence genome includes a region encoding these proteins:
- the LOC113360288 gene encoding actin-depolymerizing factor 1-like encodes MKQQAHQPGSSKYEQECEFEIKEEEEKEEDMEKNGRGGWNLYSVLILVGPANAASGIVVHDDCKQRFLELKEKRTFRFVVYKIEEKDKQKQIILENLGESAESYENCQKRKVFFIYWSHDTTRRELDEIQVELQATDPTEMDLDVIRSRAF; translated from the exons ATGAAACAACAAGCACATCAACCTGGTTCTTCTAAATATGAGCAGGAATGTGAATTTGAAATCAAAGAGGAGGAAGAGAAAGAGGAAGATATGGAGAAGAATGGGAGAGGAGGTTGGAATTTGTATTCGGTATTGATTCTTGTTGGTCCT GCTAATGCAGCATCGGGGATTGTTGTGCACGATGATTGCAAACAAAGGTTTTTGGAATTGAAGGAAAAAAGGACTTTCCGTTTTGTTGTGTACAAAATTGAAGAGAAGGATAAGCAAAAGCAAATTATTCTGGAGAATCTTGGCGAGTCAGCTGAAAGCTATGAGAATTGCCAAAAGAGAAAGGTTTTCTTCATCTATT GGTCTCATGATACCACAAGG AGAGAGCTTGACGAAATTCAGGTAGAGTTGCAAGCAACTGATCCTACTGAGATGGATCTTGATGTCATTAGAAGCCGAGCTTTTTAA